One genomic segment of Burkholderiaceae bacterium includes these proteins:
- a CDS encoding MFS transporter produces the protein MNFLHQPKAVLAVAFACVIAFMGIGLVDPILKPIADSLGATPSQTSLLFTSYMAVMGLAMLITSAVSSRLGAKRTLLLGLAIIIVSAGLAGASDSIGAIVGWRALWGLGNALFVATALTAIVSSSGGSVREAVIFYEAALGVGIAAGPLIGGVLGTISWRGPFFGVSVLMTVALLVTVFLLPSTVTRSQPTSLGEPFHALQHRGLLGVALTALLYNFGFFTLLAYTPFPLNMNAHQVGLVFFGWGVALAIASVVIAPRLQQRWGTVPSILAALVGFALVLVAMAVWTEHRAVLVAGVVVAGLFLGINNTLVTETVMNAAPVPRGVASAAYSFVRFAGGAVAPWLAGFLGERINDHVPYWVGAVAVLLGAGVLAFSRRHLLHVDTVLAHGAASMPLATAPR, from the coding sequence ATGAATTTCCTGCACCAACCCAAGGCCGTGCTGGCCGTTGCCTTCGCCTGCGTGATCGCCTTCATGGGCATCGGGCTGGTCGACCCCATCCTCAAGCCCATCGCCGATTCGCTCGGCGCCACGCCGTCGCAGACCTCGCTGCTGTTCACCAGCTACATGGCGGTGATGGGGCTGGCCATGCTGATCACCAGCGCGGTTTCCAGCCGCCTGGGCGCCAAGCGCACGCTGCTGCTGGGGCTGGCCATCATCATCGTCAGCGCCGGCCTGGCCGGCGCCTCCGACTCGATCGGCGCCATCGTCGGCTGGCGCGCGCTGTGGGGCCTGGGCAACGCGCTGTTCGTCGCCACCGCGCTCACGGCCATCGTCTCCAGCTCGGGCGGCTCGGTGCGCGAAGCGGTGATCTTCTACGAGGCAGCGCTGGGCGTGGGCATCGCGGCTGGGCCGCTGATCGGCGGCGTGCTGGGCACGATCTCGTGGCGCGGGCCGTTCTTCGGCGTCTCGGTGCTGATGACCGTGGCGCTGCTGGTCACGGTATTCCTGCTGCCATCGACCGTGACCCGCTCGCAGCCGACTTCCCTGGGCGAGCCGTTTCACGCCCTCCAGCATCGGGGACTGCTGGGCGTCGCGCTGACCGCGCTGCTCTACAACTTCGGCTTCTTCACGCTGTTGGCGTACACGCCGTTTCCGCTGAACATGAACGCGCACCAGGTCGGACTGGTGTTCTTCGGCTGGGGCGTGGCGCTGGCCATCGCCTCGGTGGTCATCGCACCGCGCCTGCAGCAGCGCTGGGGTACCGTGCCTTCGATCCTGGCCGCCCTGGTCGGCTTTGCGCTGGTGCTCGTTGCGATGGCGGTCTGGACCGAGCACAGGGCGGTGCTGGTGGCCGGCGTGGTGGTGGCCGGACTGTTTCTGGGCATCAACAACACGCTGGTGACCGAGACCGTGATGAACGCCGCGCCGGTGCCACGCGGTGTCGCCTCGGCCGCCTACAGTTTCGTGCGCTTTGCCGGCGGCGCGGTGGCGCCGTGGCTGGCGGGCTTTCTGGGCGAGCGCATCAACGACCACGTGCCCTACTGGGTCGGCGCCGTCGCGGTGCTGCTGGGTGCCGGCGTGCTGGCGTTCAGTCGGCGCCACCTGCTGCACGTCGACACCGTACTGGCGCACGGCGCCGCATCCATGCCGCTGGCGACCGCCCCCCGGTAG
- the lysA gene encoding diaminopimelate decarboxylase has translation MPMSSGFRQRLLPSLQDIAAHFGTPFHIYDEAGIRDTGRLLKEAFADVPGFREYYAVKALPNPAILRIMQSLGFGYDCSSVAELQLSRQAGGRGEDIMFTSNNTTPAEFDAALGDGGCILNLDDISLVDKVPRMPELVCFRYNPGPARTGNVIIGKPEEAKYGVAHEQLVAAFGKAQQRGARRFGLHTMLASNERNADYMVQTVQMLLELIAQVGQQLSIRFEFINIGGGLGIPYRPDEEAFDVRKLGRATASLLGEFKQRHGYQPKVYMESGRYITGPHGVLVTQVINHKAIYRNYVGVDACMSALMRPGMYGAYHHIDVLGKAPGPQDPVVDVVGSLCENNDKFAVQRALPPTQEGDLLLIQDTGAHGHAMGFNYNGRLRPQELLLRADGQVELIRRAETLQDHFATLAFEPEVYRPA, from the coding sequence ATGCCAATGTCTTCGGGTTTTCGCCAGCGCCTGCTGCCTTCGCTGCAGGACATCGCCGCGCACTTCGGCACGCCGTTCCACATTTACGACGAGGCCGGCATCCGCGACACCGGCCGTCTGCTGAAGGAGGCCTTTGCCGACGTGCCGGGCTTTCGCGAGTACTACGCCGTCAAGGCCCTGCCCAACCCGGCCATCCTGCGCATCATGCAGAGCCTGGGCTTCGGCTACGACTGCAGCTCGGTGGCCGAGCTGCAGCTGTCGCGCCAGGCCGGCGGGCGGGGCGAGGACATCATGTTCACCTCCAACAACACCACGCCGGCCGAGTTCGACGCGGCGCTGGGCGACGGCGGCTGCATCCTCAACCTGGACGACATCAGCCTGGTCGACAAGGTGCCGCGCATGCCCGAGCTGGTGTGCTTTCGCTACAACCCCGGCCCGGCGCGCACCGGCAACGTCATCATCGGCAAGCCCGAGGAGGCCAAGTACGGCGTGGCGCACGAGCAGCTGGTGGCCGCCTTCGGCAAGGCGCAGCAGCGCGGCGCGCGGCGCTTCGGCCTGCACACCATGCTGGCCTCCAACGAGCGCAACGCCGACTACATGGTGCAGACGGTGCAGATGCTGCTGGAGCTGATCGCGCAGGTCGGCCAGCAGCTGTCGATCCGCTTCGAGTTCATCAACATCGGCGGCGGCCTGGGCATCCCCTACCGCCCCGACGAAGAAGCCTTCGACGTACGCAAGCTCGGCCGGGCCACGGCCAGCCTGCTGGGCGAGTTCAAGCAGCGCCACGGCTACCAGCCCAAGGTCTACATGGAAAGCGGGCGTTACATCACCGGCCCGCACGGCGTGCTGGTCACGCAGGTCATCAACCACAAGGCGATCTACCGCAACTACGTCGGCGTGGACGCCTGCATGTCGGCGCTGATGCGCCCCGGCATGTACGGCGCCTACCACCACATCGACGTGCTGGGCAAGGCGCCCGGCCCGCAGGACCCGGTGGTGGACGTGGTGGGCTCGCTGTGCGAGAACAACGACAAGTTCGCCGTGCAGCGCGCGCTGCCGCCCACGCAGGAGGGCGATCTGCTGCTCATCCAGGACACCGGCGCCCACGGCCATGCCATGGGTTTCAACTACAACGGCCGGCTGCGCCCGCAGGAGCTGCTGCTGCGCGCCGATGGCCAGGTGGAGCTGATCCGCCGCGCCGAGACGCTGCAGGACCACTTCGCCACGCTGGCCTTCGAGCCCGAGGTCTATCGGCCGGCTTGA
- a CDS encoding LL-diaminopimelate aminotransferase, with translation MIKINENYQKLQASYLFANIAKRVREYQDENPGRELIRMGIGDVTQPLPEACVTAMHKAVDELTRAETFRGYGPEQGYDFLREAIARHDFQARGADISADEVFVSDGAKCDTGNIQELFAGDVRIAVPDPVYPVYVDTNVMAGRTGASQDGRYAGLVYLECTPANGYVPALPTQPVDLIYLCFPNNPTGATITREQLKGWVDYARANKALILYDAAYEAFIRDPELPHSIYEIEGAQDVAIEFRSFSKTAGFTGVRCAYAVVPKRCMAYTAAGTVVSVRDLWSRRHTTKFNGVSYPVQRAAEAVFSPEGSRQVRALIDHYLANADYVRQAFQRMGFDCVGGDNSPYIWVRSERGSWDFFDFLLKQAGVVCTPGAGFGRCGENHIRISAFNSFENVQKAMQRIADALQK, from the coding sequence ATGATCAAGATCAACGAGAACTACCAGAAGCTGCAAGCCAGCTATCTGTTCGCCAACATCGCCAAGCGCGTGCGCGAGTACCAGGACGAGAACCCCGGGCGCGAGTTGATCCGCATGGGCATCGGCGACGTGACCCAGCCCTTGCCCGAGGCCTGCGTGACGGCCATGCACAAGGCCGTCGACGAGTTGACGCGCGCCGAGACCTTTCGCGGCTACGGGCCCGAGCAGGGCTACGACTTCCTGCGCGAGGCCATCGCCAGGCACGACTTCCAGGCGCGCGGCGCCGACATTTCGGCCGACGAGGTGTTCGTCAGCGATGGCGCCAAGTGCGACACCGGCAACATCCAGGAGCTGTTCGCGGGCGACGTCCGCATCGCCGTGCCCGACCCGGTGTACCCGGTCTACGTGGACACCAACGTCATGGCCGGCCGCACCGGCGCCAGCCAGGACGGGCGCTACGCCGGCCTGGTCTACCTGGAATGCACGCCCGCCAACGGCTACGTGCCGGCGCTGCCCACCCAGCCGGTCGACCTGATCTACCTGTGCTTTCCCAACAACCCCACCGGCGCCACCATCACGCGTGAGCAGCTCAAGGGCTGGGTGGACTACGCCCGCGCCAACAAGGCGCTGATCCTGTACGACGCGGCCTACGAGGCCTTCATCCGCGACCCGGAGCTGCCGCATTCGATCTACGAGATCGAGGGCGCGCAGGACGTGGCGATCGAATTCCGCAGCTTCTCCAAGACCGCCGGCTTCACGGGGGTGCGCTGCGCCTACGCGGTGGTGCCCAAGCGCTGCATGGCCTACACCGCGGCCGGCACGGTGGTGTCGGTGCGCGACCTGTGGAGCCGCCGTCACACCACCAAGTTCAACGGCGTGTCCTACCCCGTGCAGCGCGCCGCCGAGGCGGTGTTCAGCCCCGAGGGCAGCCGCCAGGTGCGCGCGCTGATCGACCATTACCTGGCCAACGCGGACTATGTGCGCCAGGCCTTCCAGCGCATGGGCTTCGACTGCGTGGGCGGCGACAATTCGCCCTACATCTGGGTGCGCTCCGAGCGCGGCTCCTGGGACTTCTTCGACTTCCTGCTCAAGCAGGCGGGCGTGGTCTGCACGCCCGGCGCCGGCTTTGGCCGCTGCGGCGAGAACCACATCCGCATCAGCGCCTTCAACAGCTTCGAGAACGTGCAAAAGGCGATGCAGCGCATCGCCGACGCGCTGCAGAAATAA
- a CDS encoding winged helix-turn-helix transcriptional regulator yields MMEFDRIDRKILEELQREGRISMTELAERVSLSVSPCTERVRRLERSGVILGYHARVNPEALGRGLLVFVELTLASKSAAVFDAVRQALLLEPRVLECHLISGAFDYLVKARLSAMREYRDLLGQILRQIPVPAQSNSYVVMEEVKESLVLPVGL; encoded by the coding sequence ATCATGGAATTCGACCGCATCGACCGCAAAATCCTCGAAGAGCTGCAGCGCGAGGGCCGCATCTCGATGACCGAGCTGGCCGAGCGCGTCAGCCTGTCGGTTTCGCCCTGCACCGAGCGCGTGCGCCGGCTGGAGCGCTCGGGCGTCATCCTGGGCTACCACGCGCGCGTCAACCCCGAGGCGCTGGGGCGCGGGCTGCTGGTGTTCGTCGAGCTGACGCTGGCGTCCAAGTCGGCCGCCGTGTTCGACGCCGTGCGCCAGGCGCTGCTGCTGGAGCCGCGCGTGCTGGAATGCCACCTGATCTCGGGCGCCTTCGACTACCTGGTCAAGGCGCGCCTGTCGGCCATGCGCGAGTACCGCGACCTGCTGGGCCAGATCCTGCGCCAGATCCCGGTGCCGGCGCAGAGCAACAGCTACGTAGTGATGGAGGAGGTCAAGGAGAGCCTGGTGCTGCCGGTGGGTTTGTGA
- a CDS encoding response regulator transcription factor — MNPAIVHIIDDDPSVREAMAWLLRTRRLLAQGHDSAAAFEQALGAAEPSTPGCILLDVRMPVTSGLTLFERLLARGVPELWPVIFLTGHADVPTAVDTVKRGAFDFCEKPFSDNALVDRVEQALALSRQRLAQRAARQEVQARVGELTERERAVMERVAGGLANKRIADELGISVRTVEVHRARVFEKMDVKSAVELANLLQKYRNLGVAPHQEGWPPSTEASRPIWCASSTADSTPIFSKMLAR, encoded by the coding sequence ATGAACCCCGCCATCGTCCACATCATCGACGACGACCCCAGCGTGCGTGAGGCTATGGCCTGGCTGCTGCGCACGCGCCGCCTGCTGGCGCAGGGCCATGACAGCGCCGCGGCGTTCGAGCAGGCGCTGGGCGCGGCCGAGCCGAGCACGCCCGGCTGCATCCTGCTGGACGTGCGCATGCCGGTGACCAGCGGCCTGACGCTGTTCGAGCGCCTGCTGGCGCGCGGCGTGCCCGAGCTGTGGCCGGTGATCTTCCTGACCGGCCACGCCGACGTGCCGACCGCGGTGGACACCGTCAAGCGCGGGGCCTTCGATTTTTGCGAGAAGCCCTTTTCCGACAACGCGCTGGTCGACCGCGTCGAGCAGGCGCTGGCCCTGTCGCGCCAGCGTCTGGCGCAGCGTGCAGCCCGACAGGAGGTGCAGGCGCGCGTCGGCGAGCTGACCGAGCGCGAGCGCGCCGTGATGGAGCGCGTGGCCGGCGGTCTGGCCAACAAGCGCATTGCCGACGAGCTGGGCATCAGCGTGCGCACGGTGGAGGTGCACCGTGCCCGCGTGTTCGAGAAAATGGACGTCAAGTCGGCGGTGGAACTGGCCAACTTGCTACAAAAATATAGAAACCTGGGCGTGGCCCCGCATCAGGAGGGCTGGCCGCCGTCCACGGAGGCCAGCCGCCCGATCTGGTGCGCCAGCTCGACGGCCGACTCCACCCCCATCTTCTCGAAGATGTTGGCGCGGTGA
- a CDS encoding diaminopimelate dehydrogenase gives MASTSPIRIGIVGHGNLGRGVEAAMAHNPDMRVAGIYTRRDPAGVKPLVAGTPVHGMAALAGHAGQLDVLILCGGSKDDLPQQSPELAARFCIVDSFDTHARIPEHFAAVDAAARAGQTTALISAGWDPGLFSINRVYAEALLPDGETYTFWGKGVSQGHSDALRRVPGVAGAVQYTVPVEAAMQQVRSGTRPQLSTRQKHTRECYVVLKDGADPEAVRQAIVGMPHYFDEYDTSVHFVSAEVLAREHGRIPHGGFVIRSGNTTAAHKHVVEYRLQLDSNPEFTSSVLVAYARAVHRLHQQGRFGALTVFDVAPGLLSPKSAEELRRSDL, from the coding sequence ATGGCATCCACTTCTCCCATCCGCATCGGCATCGTCGGGCACGGCAACCTCGGGCGCGGCGTCGAAGCCGCCATGGCGCACAACCCCGATATGCGCGTGGCCGGCATCTACACCCGGCGCGACCCTGCCGGCGTCAAGCCCCTGGTGGCCGGCACGCCGGTGCACGGCATGGCCGCGCTGGCGGGCCACGCCGGCCAGCTCGACGTACTGATCCTGTGCGGCGGCTCCAAGGACGATCTGCCCCAGCAGTCGCCCGAGCTGGCGGCGCGCTTTTGCATCGTCGACAGCTTCGACACCCACGCCCGCATCCCCGAGCACTTTGCCGCCGTCGATGCCGCGGCGCGCGCCGGCCAGACCACGGCGCTGATCTCGGCCGGCTGGGACCCGGGCCTGTTCTCGATCAACCGCGTCTATGCCGAGGCCCTGCTGCCCGACGGCGAGACCTACACCTTCTGGGGCAAGGGCGTGAGCCAGGGCCACTCCGACGCGCTGCGCCGCGTACCCGGCGTGGCCGGCGCCGTGCAGTACACGGTGCCGGTCGAGGCCGCCATGCAGCAGGTGCGCAGCGGCACGCGCCCGCAGCTGAGCACGCGCCAGAAGCACACGCGCGAGTGCTACGTGGTGCTCAAGGACGGCGCCGACCCCGAGGCGGTGCGCCAAGCCATCGTCGGCATGCCGCACTACTTCGACGAGTACGACACCAGCGTGCACTTCGTCAGCGCCGAGGTGCTGGCGCGCGAGCACGGCCGGATTCCGCACGGCGGCTTCGTCATCCGCAGCGGCAACACCACGGCGGCGCACAAGCACGTCGTCGAATACCGCCTGCAGCTGGACAGCAACCCCGAGTTCACCTCCAGCGTGCTGGTGGCCTATGCGCGCGCCGTGCACCGCCTGCACCAGCAAGGCCGCTTCGGCGCGCTGACGGTGTTCGACGTCGCCCCCGGCCTGCTGTCGCCCAAGAGCGCCGAAGAACTGCGCCGCAGCGATCTGTAA
- a CDS encoding D-amino acid dehydrogenase: MKVIVLGGGVIGVSTAYYLARAGADVTVLERESGVALETSFANAGQVSPGYSTPWAAPGIPLKAVKWMFQKHAPLAIRLDGSMFQLRWMAAMLRNCTSARYAVNKERMTRLAEYSRDCLRNLRADTGIEYEQRTLGTLQVFRTAKQMQAAQRDTAVLQECGVPYRLMTDASALTEYEPALAHAKGLVGGLQLPGDETGDCQRFTTELADKARALGVQFRFGVEVAELQQRGGQISGVKLAGEAGEVLTADRYVLALGSYSRALLGPLGLDLPVYPVKGYSLTVPLVDEARAPRSTVMDETYKVAITRFDRRIRVGGMAELAGFDLGLNPARRATLEMVTRGLFDGGGDLPAAEFWTGLRPMTPDGTPIVGATPLANLLINSGHGTLGWTMAAGSGKLMADLTLGHRPDISTDGLGLDRYSKQSASGLVGAGHRPIHA; encoded by the coding sequence ATGAAAGTCATCGTTCTGGGCGGCGGCGTGATTGGTGTCAGCACCGCGTACTACCTGGCGCGCGCCGGCGCCGACGTGACGGTGCTGGAGCGCGAAAGCGGCGTGGCGCTGGAGACCAGCTTTGCCAATGCCGGCCAGGTGTCGCCCGGCTACTCCACCCCGTGGGCCGCGCCCGGCATTCCGCTGAAGGCCGTCAAGTGGATGTTCCAGAAGCACGCGCCGCTGGCGATCCGCCTGGACGGCAGCATGTTCCAGCTGCGCTGGATGGCCGCCATGCTGCGCAACTGCACCAGCGCGCGCTACGCCGTCAACAAGGAGCGCATGACGCGCCTGGCCGAGTACAGCCGCGACTGCCTGCGCAATCTGCGCGCCGACACCGGCATCGAATACGAGCAGCGCACCCTGGGCACGCTGCAGGTGTTTCGCACCGCCAAGCAGATGCAAGCCGCGCAGCGCGACACCGCCGTGCTGCAGGAGTGCGGCGTGCCCTACCGTCTGATGACAGACGCCAGCGCCCTGACCGAGTACGAGCCGGCGCTGGCCCACGCCAAGGGCCTGGTCGGCGGCCTGCAGCTGCCGGGCGACGAGACCGGCGACTGCCAGCGCTTCACCACCGAGCTTGCCGACAAGGCGCGCGCCCTGGGCGTGCAGTTCCGCTTTGGCGTGGAAGTGGCCGAGCTGCAGCAGCGCGGCGGCCAGATCAGCGGCGTGAAGCTGGCCGGCGAGGCGGGCGAGGTGCTGACTGCCGACCGCTACGTGCTGGCGCTGGGCAGCTACTCGCGCGCGCTCCTGGGCCCGCTGGGGCTGGACCTGCCGGTGTACCCCGTCAAGGGCTATTCGCTGACGGTGCCGCTGGTGGACGAAGCGCGCGCCCCGCGCTCGACCGTGATGGACGAGACCTACAAGGTGGCCATCACGCGCTTCGACCGGCGCATCCGCGTGGGCGGCATGGCCGAGCTGGCGGGCTTTGACCTGGGCCTGAACCCGGCGCGGCGCGCCACGCTGGAGATGGTCACGCGCGGCCTGTTCGACGGCGGCGGCGACCTGCCGGCGGCCGAGTTCTGGACCGGCCTGCGCCCGATGACGCCCGACGGCACCCCCATCGTCGGCGCCACGCCGCTGGCCAACCTGCTCATCAACAGCGGCCACGGCACCCTGGGCTGGACCATGGCGGCGGGCTCGGGCAAGCTGATGGCCGACCTCACGCTGGGTCACCGGCCCGACATTTCGACCGACGGGTTGGGCCTCGATCGCTACTCAAAACAGAGCGCCTCGGGCTTGGTTGGCGCGGGCCACAGGCCTATTCATGCCTGA
- a CDS encoding DUF1810 domain-containing protein has protein sequence MPSAQDPWDLERFVQAQQRHYADALGELRAGRKRTHWIWYVLPQLAGLGRSDLSRRYAISGLNEARAYLAHPLLGPRLHECVAALNRHPGQSATDILGPIDALKLHSCLSLFLQAAPDGEPFQSAIDRFFGGTLDAATLRLLAVPPATR, from the coding sequence ATGCCAAGCGCCCAGGATCCCTGGGACTTGGAGCGCTTCGTGCAAGCGCAGCAGCGCCACTACGCCGACGCGCTGGGCGAGTTGCGCGCCGGCCGCAAGCGCACACACTGGATCTGGTACGTGCTGCCCCAACTGGCCGGCCTGGGCCGCAGCGACCTGTCGCGGCGCTACGCCATCTCGGGCCTGAACGAGGCACGCGCCTATCTGGCGCATCCCCTGCTGGGCCCGCGCTTGCACGAGTGCGTGGCGGCGCTGAACCGACACCCGGGCCAGAGCGCCACCGACATCCTGGGCCCGATCGACGCGCTCAAGCTGCACTCCTGCCTGAGCCTGTTCCTGCAGGCCGCGCCCGACGGCGAGCCCTTCCAGAGCGCCATCGACCGCTTCTTCGGCGGCACGCTGGATGCGGCGACACTGCGCTTGCTCGCCGTCCCGCCGGCGACGCGCTGA
- a CDS encoding response regulator transcription factor: MTAPLQAVDIHIVDDDADVRDGLAWLFDSRGYQPRAWASGTALLEAARALQGRWGEAVVLLDMRMEPLSGPLTFERLKALGCPWPVLFLTGHGDVGSAVEAVKNGAWDFLEKPFQDNVLVDRVEQAMQAVLARTDAQRELQRLRQALASLSPREREVLDELIRGHYNKNIAEHLGITARTVEFHRANIFEKMGVESAVELAHQIGRLASVDGGQPS, from the coding sequence ATGACCGCGCCGCTGCAAGCCGTGGACATCCACATCGTGGACGACGACGCCGACGTGCGCGACGGCCTGGCCTGGCTGTTCGACTCGCGCGGCTACCAGCCGCGCGCCTGGGCCAGCGGCACGGCACTGCTGGAGGCCGCGCGCGCCCTTCAGGGCCGCTGGGGCGAGGCCGTGGTGCTGCTGGACATGCGCATGGAGCCGCTGTCGGGGCCCCTCACCTTCGAGCGGCTCAAGGCCCTGGGCTGCCCCTGGCCGGTGCTGTTTCTCACCGGCCACGGCGACGTGGGCAGCGCGGTCGAGGCGGTGAAGAACGGCGCCTGGGACTTCCTGGAAAAGCCGTTCCAGGACAACGTGCTGGTGGACCGCGTGGAGCAGGCCATGCAGGCCGTGCTGGCGCGCACCGACGCCCAGCGCGAGCTGCAGCGCCTGCGCCAGGCCCTGGCCAGCCTGAGCCCGCGCGAGCGCGAGGTGCTGGACGAGCTGATCCGCGGCCACTACAACAAGAACATCGCCGAGCACCTGGGCATCACGGCGCGCACGGTAGAGTTTCACCGCGCCAACATCTTCGAGAAGATGGGGGTGGAGTCGGCCGTCGAGCTGGCGCACCAGATCGGGCGGCTGGCCTCCGTGGACGGCGGCCAGCCCTCCTGA
- a CDS encoding MarR family transcriptional regulator has product MPTPHPDASVGAELLDVIVRLNRWVTHHSDWTLPVAQMRVLSQIDEWGEARTSDLARAERCSQPTMTARLQQLETLGWVARSRDHQDARATPLTLTDAGRTVLADARKARARVIDTLMAPMDAPQRQRLHDATRALRELLDATYNHLPPTRRS; this is encoded by the coding sequence ATGCCCACACCACATCCTGACGCCTCGGTCGGCGCCGAGTTGCTCGACGTCATCGTGCGACTCAACCGCTGGGTGACGCACCACAGCGACTGGACGCTGCCGGTGGCCCAGATGCGCGTGCTGTCGCAGATCGACGAATGGGGCGAGGCGCGCACCAGCGACCTGGCCCGTGCCGAGCGCTGCAGCCAGCCGACGATGACCGCGCGCCTGCAGCAACTCGAGACGCTGGGCTGGGTGGCGCGGTCGCGGGACCACCAGGACGCACGCGCCACCCCGCTCACGCTCACGGACGCCGGCCGGACCGTGCTGGCCGACGCCCGCAAGGCGCGCGCGCGGGTGATCGACACCCTGATGGCGCCCATGGACGCGCCCCAACGCCAGCGCCTGCACGACGCCACCCGCGCGCTGCGCGAGCTGCTGGACGCCACCTACAACCACCTTCCCCCAACACGCCGTTCATGA
- a CDS encoding crotonase/enoyl-CoA hydratase family protein: protein MPMNFETILYTVDGPIATITLNRPEQLNTIVPPMPDELEAAMHQATRDPSVKVVILRGAGRSFCGGYNFGQGFHHWDEHMNTEGRWDPGKDFAFATTPALSPHQKFMSIWRSSKPVIAQIHGWCVGGGSDNALCADLVIASEDARIGTPYSRMWGSYLSGMWIYRLGLTKAKEYALTGRPLSGREAADVGLINEAVPFAELEARVLTVARQLASIPLSQLSAMKLIVNQAYENMGLASTQTLGPILDGLMRNTPDAAAFIELAEKGGVREAIRQRDGVFGDYSQAPRDQQPNPDNIIKP from the coding sequence ATCCCCATGAACTTCGAAACCATCCTGTACACGGTCGACGGCCCCATCGCCACCATCACGCTGAACCGGCCGGAGCAGCTCAACACCATCGTGCCGCCCATGCCCGACGAGCTGGAGGCGGCCATGCACCAGGCCACGCGCGATCCGTCGGTCAAGGTCGTCATCCTGCGCGGGGCGGGGCGCTCGTTTTGCGGCGGCTACAACTTCGGCCAGGGCTTCCACCACTGGGACGAGCACATGAACACCGAGGGCCGCTGGGACCCGGGCAAGGATTTCGCCTTTGCCACCACGCCCGCGCTGTCGCCGCACCAGAAGTTCATGAGCATCTGGCGCTCGTCCAAGCCCGTCATCGCGCAGATCCACGGCTGGTGCGTGGGCGGCGGCAGCGACAACGCCTTGTGCGCCGACCTGGTGATCGCCAGCGAGGACGCGCGCATCGGCACGCCCTATTCGCGCATGTGGGGCTCGTACCTCAGCGGCATGTGGATCTACCGGCTGGGCCTGACCAAGGCCAAGGAATACGCGCTCACCGGCCGCCCGCTGTCGGGCCGCGAGGCGGCCGACGTCGGCCTGATCAACGAGGCGGTGCCGTTTGCCGAGCTCGAGGCGCGTGTGCTGACCGTCGCGCGGCAACTGGCCAGCATCCCGCTGTCGCAGCTGTCGGCCATGAAGCTGATCGTCAACCAGGCCTACGAGAACATGGGCCTGGCCTCGACGCAGACCCTGGGCCCCATCCTCGACGGCCTGATGCGCAACACGCCCGACGCGGCCGCCTTCATCGAGCTGGCCGAAAAAGGCGGCGTGCGCGAAGCCATCCGCCAGCGCGACGGCGTGTTCGGCGACTACAGCCAGGCGCCCAGGGACCAGCAGCCCAACCCCGACAACATCATCAAGCCTTGA